A genomic region of Taeniopygia guttata chromosome 28, bTaeGut7.mat, whole genome shotgun sequence contains the following coding sequences:
- the MAP2K2 gene encoding dual specificity mitogen-activated protein kinase kinase 2 isoform X1, protein MPAKRKPVLPALNIAPSAAEGPSPDGSAEANLVDLQKKLEELELDEQQKKRLEAFLTQKAKVGELKDDDFERISELGAGNGGVVTKVQHKPSGLIMARKLIHLEIKPAIRNQIIRELQVLHECNSPYIVGFYGAFYSDGEISICMEHMDGGSLDQVLKEAKRIPEEILGKVSIAVLRGLAYLREKHQIMHRDVKPSNILVNSRGEIKLCDFGVSGQLIDSMANSFVGTRSYMSPERLQGTHYSVQSDIWSMGLSLVELSIGRYPIPPPDSKELEAIFGRPVVDGAEGESPSISPRARPPGRPVSGHGMDTRPAMAIFELLDYIVNEPPPKLPSGVFTQDFQEFVNKCLIKNPAERADLKMLMSHTFIKRSEVEEVDFAGWLCRTLRLNQPSTPTRAAV, encoded by the exons atGCCGGCCAAGAGGAAGCCGGTGCTGCCCGCCCTCAACATCGCCCCCAGCGCCGCCGAGGGGCCCAGCCCCGACGGCTCCGCCGA GGCTAACCTGGTGGACCTGCAGAagaagctggaggagctggagctggatgaGCAGCAGAAGAAGCGCCTGGAAGCTTTCCTGACGCAGAAAGCCAAAGTGGGGGAGCTGAAGGACGATGACTTCGAGAGGATCTCCGAGCTGGGCGCTGGCAATGGCGGGGTGGTCACCAAAGTGCAGCACAAACCCTCAGGGCTCATTATGGCACGGAAG CTGATCCATTTGGAAATCAAGCCAGCCATCAGGAACCAGATCATccgggagctgcaggtgctgcacgAGTGCAACTCCCCCTACATCGTGGGGTTTTACGGAGCCTTCTACAGCGACGGGGAGATCTCCATCTGCATGGAGCACATG GATGGTGGCTCTTTGGATCAAGTACTGAAAGAAGCCAAAAGAATTCCTGAGGAAATCCTTGGCAAAGTCAGTATAGCG GTTCTGCGGGGCCTGGCCTACCTGCGGGAGAAGCACCAAATCATGCACAGAG ATGTGAAACCCTCCAACATCCTGGTGAATTCCCGAGGGGAGATTAAGCTCTGTGATTTCGGGGTCAGCGGGCAGCTCATTGACTCCATGGCCAACTCCTTTGTGGGAACTCGGTCCTACATGTCT CCCGAGCGCCTGCAGGGCACGCACTACTCGGTGCAGTCGGACATCTGGAGCATGGGGCTGTCCCTAGTGGAGCTGTCGATCGGAAGGTACCCAATCCCCCCGCCAGACTCCAAGGAACTGGAAGCAATTTTTGGCCGTCCTGTGGTGGACGGGGCGGAGGGAGAGTCCCCCAGCATCTCGCCGCGGGCCAGGCCCCCAGGACGCCCCGTCAGTG GCCACGGGATGGacaccaggcctgccatggCCATCTTTGAGCTCCTGGATTACATCGTTAACGAG CCACCTCCCAAGCTGCCAAGTGGAGTCTTCACACAAGATTTCCAGGAGTTTGTAAATAAATG CTTAATTAAAAACCCAGCAGAACGAGCAGATCTGAAGATGCTGATG AGCCACACGTTCATCAAGCGCTCCGAGGTGGAGGAGGTGGATTTCGCGGGCTGGCTGTGCCGGACGCTGCGGCTGAACCAGCCCAGCACTCCCACCCGAGCTGCCGTGTGA
- the MAP2K2 gene encoding dual specificity mitogen-activated protein kinase kinase 2 isoform X2 — MPAKRKPVLPALNIAPSAAEGPSPDGSAEANLVDLQKKLEELELDEQQKKRLEAFLTQKAKVGELKDDDFERISELGAGNGGVVTKVQHKPSGLIMARKLIHLEIKPAIRNQIIRELQVLHECNSPYIVGFYGAFYSDGEISICMEHMDGGSLDQVLKEAKRIPEEILGKVSIAVLRGLAYLREKHQIMHRDVKPSNILVNSRGEIKLCDFGVSGQLIDSMANSFVGTRSYMSPERLQGTHYSVQSDIWSMGLSLVELSIGRYPIPPPDSKELEAIFGRPVVDGAEGESPSISPRARPPGRPVSGHGMDTRPAMAIFELLDYIVNELN, encoded by the exons atGCCGGCCAAGAGGAAGCCGGTGCTGCCCGCCCTCAACATCGCCCCCAGCGCCGCCGAGGGGCCCAGCCCCGACGGCTCCGCCGA GGCTAACCTGGTGGACCTGCAGAagaagctggaggagctggagctggatgaGCAGCAGAAGAAGCGCCTGGAAGCTTTCCTGACGCAGAAAGCCAAAGTGGGGGAGCTGAAGGACGATGACTTCGAGAGGATCTCCGAGCTGGGCGCTGGCAATGGCGGGGTGGTCACCAAAGTGCAGCACAAACCCTCAGGGCTCATTATGGCACGGAAG CTGATCCATTTGGAAATCAAGCCAGCCATCAGGAACCAGATCATccgggagctgcaggtgctgcacgAGTGCAACTCCCCCTACATCGTGGGGTTTTACGGAGCCTTCTACAGCGACGGGGAGATCTCCATCTGCATGGAGCACATG GATGGTGGCTCTTTGGATCAAGTACTGAAAGAAGCCAAAAGAATTCCTGAGGAAATCCTTGGCAAAGTCAGTATAGCG GTTCTGCGGGGCCTGGCCTACCTGCGGGAGAAGCACCAAATCATGCACAGAG ATGTGAAACCCTCCAACATCCTGGTGAATTCCCGAGGGGAGATTAAGCTCTGTGATTTCGGGGTCAGCGGGCAGCTCATTGACTCCATGGCCAACTCCTTTGTGGGAACTCGGTCCTACATGTCT CCCGAGCGCCTGCAGGGCACGCACTACTCGGTGCAGTCGGACATCTGGAGCATGGGGCTGTCCCTAGTGGAGCTGTCGATCGGAAGGTACCCAATCCCCCCGCCAGACTCCAAGGAACTGGAAGCAATTTTTGGCCGTCCTGTGGTGGACGGGGCGGAGGGAGAGTCCCCCAGCATCTCGCCGCGGGCCAGGCCCCCAGGACGCCCCGTCAGTG GCCACGGGATGGacaccaggcctgccatggCCATCTTTGAGCTCCTGGATTACATCGTTAACGAG CTTAATTAA